CTTCTCGTAGGTTCCGTCCCGCCGGCACAGGAAGCCCACGTTGTAGAGTTTCCTGTTTACCAGTTCCGGCATGCTTCCGGTGATGATGTTCACATTGTATGAGATGGCGAATTCCTGGAATTTGTTCCTGATCGGCTCGGTGTAGCCGGCGAGTTTCCGGATGGCTTCCGGCTCGGGCAGGTGGTTGAACTCGGCCATCAGCGGCGCGTTGAACAGTTCGGGGAAGAGTGCGAAATCGGCTTTGTAGCCGGACACCGCATCCACAAAAAATTCCATTTGCTCATAGAGTGCTTCCAGGTCGGGGAAAGAGCGCATCTGCCATTGCACCAAACCGATCCTCACATGGGTCTTCTTCGCATTCAGGGTGCGTTCGGATTTGGTGTAGTAGATGTTGTTCCATTCCAGCAGGGTGGCATACTCCTGCGAGTTTTCGTCGCCCGGCATGTATCCCTTCAGGACTTTCCGCACGTGAAAGTCGTTGCTTAGTTGGAAGGTGAGTACGGGGTCGTAGATCTCCTTGAGCCTTACCTTTTCAATGTATTCCTTGGGTGACAGCTCGGTGGCATACTTTGCATAGTTGGGAATGCGGCCGCCGAACACGATGGAGCGCAGGTTGAGTTGTTCGCACAGATCCTTGCGTGCATCGTACATCCTCCGACCCAAACGCAGTCCGCGGTATTTCGGATCCACAAATACATCGATTCCATACAGGATGTCGCCGTCAGGGTCGTGTGTATCAAACGTGAAGTTGCCGGTGATCTCGCGGTAGGTGTGATCGTCTTCGAAATCCTCATGGTTGATGATGAGGGTAAGGGCGCATCCCACCACTTTGCCGTCTGCAACCGCTGCGAGTTGCCCCTCCGGAAATAGGGTCACCAGCTTTTCGATGTGGTGCGGTTTCCAATACGAGTTCTCCCAGGTGGAATAATATGCACGGATCACACTTTCCAACTGGGCATAGTCATCCACGGTCAGGTTGCGTAATTCTATTTTTTTGATTTCCATTTTCGGTGTTCGTTTCTCGTTTTTTCGAACTGTTAGTTAGAGTTCAACTGACAAGCGCAGGTGTCCGCCCAATCCCTCCCTGATGATACGCATAAGGGTAGACAACCTTATATCCGAAGCATCATTCTCTATTCTGGAAATGTAGTTTTTGGTGGTGCCACATTTGGCTGCCAGTTGTTCTTGCGTGAGACCTTGTTCCTTGCGCAGTTCCTGCAGCATGATGCCCAGTTTGAATGCTTCGAATCCTTCTTCGAATTTTTCCCTTAATGACTGGCCCTTTTTGCCGTATTGCTGATCCAGGTGATCTTCAAAGGTCACTATTTTATTTTTTTTGCCCATCCTTATATAGTTTTTGAAGTTTCAACGCTTTGTCTATTTCTTTTCGGGGCGTCTTTTGTGTTTTCTTCTGAAACCCATTCAAAACAATCACCAGCATTCCCTTGTCAAAGAAGCAGAATATCCGGAAAATATCCGACCCGCTGCTTACCCGGATTTCGTAAAGTTCTGTTCCCTCAATATGCTTGAAGTAATTGGACGGAATTCTTTCCAGATCCCTTACCAATCCCAGCGTCCAGTCAATCCTGGTTCGAACTTTCCTCGTTTGCTTGTTGTAGAAATCCAGGAAGTCATTTCCAAAAAAGACAATCTGACGGTGGCAGTTTACACGCATTTGTAAAGTTACCTAAAAAGGTAACCATGCGCAAGGATCAAATGGAAATTGACGAAACAATGCGTGTCTCGCCGGATGGATATGTTCGTTATTAGAACAATCACATGATCAACGCCCTTCCATTCGTCATTCGTAATTATTTATGCCTTCCTTCCAGCACGCCCACCACATCACCCAAACTTTTGTCTTTGGCGCGCAGCAGCACGATGTAGTGGAACAGCAAGTCGGCTGCTTCTTCCAGGAACAGGTCGTCGTTTCGGTCCATTGCTTCGATCACCAGTTCGGTGGCTTCTTCGCCCACTTTTTGCGCTACCTTGTTGATCCCTTTTTTGAAGAGGGATGCCGTGTATGATTTCTCATCGGGGTGTTCTTTCCGGTTGCGGATCACCTCCTCGAGGTGCGATAGAAAATCAATGCTGCGGTTGGTTTCATTGAAGCATGTATCGGCACCCGTGTGGCACACCGGACCGGTGGGTTCGGCTTTGATGAGTACGGTGTCTTCGTCACAGTCGATGAGGATGTTTTTCACCAGCAGGAAGTTTCCGGATTCTTCGCCCTTGGTCCACAGCCGGTTTTTGGTGCGACTGAAAAACGTCACCTTTTTGTCGGATTGCGTTTTCGCGAATGCTTCTTCGTTCATGAAGCCCACCATCAGCACCCTGCCGGTGCGGTCGTCCTGCACCACGGCGGGAATGAGGCCATTCATTTTCTGAAAGTCTGGTTTCATAAGCGGATGGGGATATGTTGTTTCTTCAGGTACTGTTTGAGTTCCGGGATGCCGATTTCCTTGAAGTGAAAGATACTGGCTGCCAGTCCGGCATCCGCTTTTCCTTCCGAGAAAACATCCACGAAGTGTTCCATTTTGCCGGCGCCACCGGACGCGATCACCGGTATGTGCGTATTTTCCGAAACCCGTCTTGTGATGTCAAGTGCGAATCCGTCTTTGGTGCCGTCGTTGTTCATGGAGGTGAGCAGGATTTCTCCTCCTCCGCGTTGTTCGATCTCTCTCGCCCAGGCAACTGTTTCCAGGTTGGTGGGACGTGTGCCGCCGTGGGTATGCACGATCCATTCGCCGTTCACCAACTTGGTATCGATGGCGACCACGATGCACTGGCTGCCGAATTCTCTTGCCATGGCTGTGATCACGTCGGGCTGGTTTACGGCGGCGGAGTTGATGGTGATCTTATCAGCACCGGCTTGCAGGAGCGCTCCTACATCGACTACGGTTCGAACGCCTCCGCCTACGGTGAAGGGGATGTTGATTTCTTTGGCGATTCTTTTCACCAGGTCAATCAGCGTATTCCTGGCTTCCAGGGTGGCGGTGATGTCGAGGAATGTAAGTTCGTCTGCACCCTGTAGTGCGTAAAGCGCACCGAGCTCCACCGGGTCTCCCGCATCGCGCAGCTGTTCGAAGTTGATGCCCTTGACGGTGCGGCCTTCCTTGATGTCAAGGCAGGGTATGATGCGTTTGGTCAGCATGGTTTGAAGGCGGATAAGATGTTCAACGGTATGCGGCCTTCATAAATGGCTTTGCCTACGATGGCTCCGTGCAGGGGGAGGGCGGCCAGTTCTTCCAGGTCGGAGATGCCGGAAACGCCGCCGCTGGCGATCAGCTTCATGTCGGGATATGTATCCAGCATGCGTTTGTACAGGTCGGTCGACGGGCCTTGCAGCATGCCATCTTTCTGGATGTCGGTGCAGATGACGTAGCGTATGCCTTCTTCCAGGTACGATCCGAGGAAGTCGAACAGGTCGATGCCCGAGTCTTCTTCCCATCCGCTGACGGCGATCTTCCCGTTGTTGGCATCGGCACCGAGGATGATCTTATCGGCTCCATATGTCTTCAACCAGGAAAGGAACAGGGCGTGGTTCTTCACGGCGATGCTGCCTCCGGTGATCATTTGCGCCCCGCATTCGAATGCGATCTGCAGGTCTTTGTCGGATTTGAGTCCGCCGCCGAAATCCACCACCAACCCGGTTTTGGATGCGATGCGTTCCAGTACCTTGTGGTTGATGATGCGTCCGGCTTTTGCTCCGTCCAGGTCCACCAGGTGCAAGCGCTCCAGTCCGGCATCTTCAAAGGCAAGCGCAACTTCAAGCGGATCTTCGTTGTAGATCTTCTTCTGCGAATAATCGCCTTTGGTGAGCCGTACGCATTTGCCTTCGATCAGGTCTATGGCAGGGATGATCTGCATCTTGTTCCGATTAGGTAAGTGAAATAAAGTTTTGCAGGATCTTCGATCCGATGTCGCCGCTTTTCTCCGGGTGGAACTGCGTGGCGAAGAAATTGCTTTTCCTGATGGCCGCGCTGAAAGGCACGATGTAGTCGCATGTGGCGATGGTATCCACGCCTTTTTCCGCGTAATAGCTATGCACGAAATACACAAACTCATTTTCGTTCACGCCGCTGAACAGCGGGCCTTCCAGGTTGAAGATGTTGTTCCATCCCATGTGGGGCACCTTGTCTTCGGGTGGGAATTTTTTCACCTCGAGGTCGAAGATGCCCATGCATGTGGTGTCGTTTTCTTCGCTGTGTTTGCACAGCAGTTGAAGGCCTAGACAGATCCCGAGTACGGGTTGTTTGAGGCTCGCGATTACACGGTCCAGTCCGCGTTCCTGCAAATAATTCATGGCGCTGCTGGCTTCTCCTACGCCGGGAAAAATCACCTTGTCGGCCATGAGCAGATCGGCGGTGTCTTCCGTCAGCTTCCCGGAGATGCCCAGCCGGTCAAGCGCGTGCAACACCGACTGGATGTTCCCCGCATTATATTTTACAATCGCTACTTCCATGTTCTGCCTTGGTTAGAAACTGTCGTTTTTGACGACGTTGTATTGCCCATTGGTGTTTTGCCACTAAGGCGCAAAGACACGAGGTTATGTAATGGTAATTTTCCTGATTTGCTTTTAATCATTGTGCCTTTGTGTCTTTGTGGCATATTTAGCTGCCGCGCATTGTTTCCTTTTAGTTTGTCATTTTCCCGGAAACTTATCATACCTATAAAACACCCTTGGTGCTTGGCAATGCGTTGCCTTGTTTCTTCACCGCCATGCCGATTGCTCTTGCGAGTGCTTTAAAGATCGACTCGATTTTGTGGTGTTCGTTTTGTCCTTCCGCTTTGATGTTCAGGTTGCATCTGGCCGCATCGCTGAATGATTTAAAAAAGTGGAAGAACATTTCGGTGGGCATGTCGCCTACTTTTTCGCGTTTGAATTCCACCTCCCATTCGATCCATGGCCGTCCGCCGAAGTCAATCGCCACCTGTGCAAGGGCGTCATCCATGGGGAGAAGGAAGCCGTAGCGCGCCACGCCTTTCTTATCTCCCAGAGCCTTTACAAAAGCTTCACCCAGGGCCAGGGCGGTGTCTTCGATGGTGTGGTGTTCGTCCACTTCCAGGTCACCCTTCGTGGTGATTTCCAGGTCGCACAGGCTGTGCTTTCCGAGCTGATCCAGCATGTGATCGAAGAAAGAAAGCCCGGTGGTAATTTGCGTTCTGCCGGTGCCGTCTAGGTTCAGGCGGATGTGAATATCGGTTTCTTTTGTTTTGCGTGTGACTTCACCGATCCTACCGTTTTGCGCTGCGATGAAATCGTAGACGGCCTGCCAGTTCCCGGTGCAAAGGCCGGCATCCGGGTGTTGCCTGTCGGCAAGCAGGATGGATTGGCAGCCGAGGTTTTTGGCCAGTTGCACATCGGTGTCGCGGTCGCCGATCACGATACATGCGGCGAGATCATAGGATCCGTCCATGTATTTGCCCATCATGCCGGTGCCCGGTTTTCGCGTGGGTGCATTGTCTTTCGGCAGGGAGCGGTCGATGAGCACGTCATCAAACTCAATTCCTTCGCCTGCGAGGGTTCTGAGCATTTTCTGGTGTGCAGGCCAGAAGGTGTCTTCCGGGAAAGAATCTGTTCCGAGTCCGTCCTGGTTGGTCACCATCACCAGTTCGTAATTGAAGTCCGCAGCGATTTTCGCCAGGGCAGTGATGGCGCCGGGGTAGTATTCCAGTTTCTCAAGCGAATCGATTTGTTCGTCTTCCGGTTCCAAAATGATGGTGCCGTCGCGGTCGATGAAGAGTGCTTTTTTCATGATATCTGACATCAGTTTTTTGACGGGTTGGATGGGTACGATCGGAGTGCTTCCAGCAACGTATTGTTTTCCGACGGCGTACCCACGGTGAGTCGAAGGCATTCGCTGCATCCCGGTTCGGATGCGCGGTTACGCACGATGATCTGTTTGTCCGTCAGGTAGCGGTACAACGCTGCCGCGCCGGTTGTTTTCACCAGGATGAAGTTGGCATCCGAAGGGTATACATGCGTGATGCAGGGGATGGATGGGAGCGCATCCATCAGTCGTTTGCGTTCGGTTCTGATCTCCGCCACCCAGCTGTCTTTTGCCGACTGGTTTTGCAGGGCTTTCCATCCCAATTGTTGGGTGATGGCGTTGATGTTGTAGGGTGGTTTGATCTTGTTCAGCACCTGCACGATTTCACGGGAAGCGAATCCCATTCCCAGTCGCAATGCTGCCATGCCCCATGCCTTGGAAAAGGTTTGCACCACGAATATGTTCGGGTATTCGTTCAGCAGTGAGATGGCTGAAGGTGTTTCTGCAAAGTCGGCATAAGCTTCATCCACTACCACGATGCCGTTGAAGTTTTCGGCGATGCGGCGGGTTGCTTCCAGCGGGATGATGTTACCGGTAGGATTGTTGGGCGAACAGATAAAGACCAGGCGTGTGCTGTCATCAATGGCGGCGAGTACCTTACCGGCATCCAATGAAAAGTCTTCATTCAGCTGCACCTTCTTTACGGGCACGTCGTTCACGGCTGCGTACACGGCATATACGCCGTAAGTGGGTGGAGTGATGAGGATGTGTTGGATCTTCGGCTCGCAAAAGGCGCGGATGAGCAAATCCAGCACTTCGTCGCTGCCGTTGCCCAGAAAGATCTGGTCTTCCTTCACGCCTTTCCATCCGGCAATTTCCTTTTTCAGTTTCCATTGCAACGGATCGGGGTAGCGGTTCATGCTGTCGCCCGCAACAGATCCGAACGGATTTTCATTGGCGTCGAGGAAAATGCCTTCGCTGCCTTTGAACTCATCCCTTGCAGAGGCATAGGGTGTGAGCGCCTTCACATTCGGACGGATGATATCTTCGAGACGGAACATGGTTATTTCTCCAATGATTTCAAGCGGATGGACACGGCATTTTTGTGTGCATCCAGTTGTTCGGCGGCGGCCATTTCTTCGATGGCGGGGCCGAGGTTCTTCAATCCTTCCGGGCGTATTTCCTGGAAGGTGATCTTCTTCACAAAGCTGTCCAATGACACGCCGCTATAGGCACGGGCATAGCCGTTGGTGGGCAGGGTGTGGTTGGTGCCCGAGGCATAGTCGCCTGCCGATTCCGGGGTGAGGTTGCCGAGGAAAACGGAACCGGCATTGACTACCTGTGCGGCTGTTTCTTCGGCGTTGCAGACGGCCAGGATCAGGTGTTCGGGTGCGTAGCGGTTGCTTACCTGCATGGCCTGGGTCAGGTCTTTCACCACGATGGCCACGCTGTTGGCCAGCGCCTTTTCCGCTGTTTCTTTTCTGGGAAGTGCAGCCAGTTGAACATGGATCTGGTCGAGGACGGCTTGCACAATTTTTTCCCCGGTGGTCACCAACACCACCTGGCTGTCGGCGCCATGTTCAGCTTGCGACAACAGGTCGGCTGCCACGAAAGCGGGGTCGGCTTTTTCATCTGCGATCACCAGCACTTCCGAAGGTCCGGCAGGCATATCAATGGCGGTGCCTTGCTGGCTCACCAGCATTTTGGCGGTGGTCACGTATTGATTGCCCGGACCGAAGATCTTGTCGACCCTGGGGACACTTGCCGTGCCGTATGCCATGGCAGCGATGGCCTGGGCGCCTCCGCATTTGAAAATTTTGGTGACGCCCACTTCCTTTGCGGTGTACAATATGGCGGGGTGAACGCTTCCGTCTTTTGACGGCGGAGTGCAAAGGACGCGTTCTTTGCATCCGGCGATGGATGCCGGTATGCCCAGCATCAGGATGGTGGAGAACAAGGGTGCGGATCCGCCCGGGATGTATAACCCCACGCGTTCAATGCCCACGCTTTTTCTCCAGCATGTAACACCCTGGGTGGTTTCCAGTTTTTCTTCGTTGCGTTTCTGTGCAGCGTGAAATTTATGGATGTTGTTTTTTGCCTGGTTGATGGCGGATTTGAGCGACGTGCTCACCTGCTTGCCTGCCTGTTCGATCTCAGCTTCCGAAACCAGTAGGGTTTGCAGCCGGACGCCGTCGAATTTTTCGGTGTAGTCGAACAGGGCGGTGTCGCCGTTTAGCTTCACCGAGGCCAGTACATTGTTCACCGTTTCCGTGAGCTTGCCTGCATCCAGCGCGGGGCGTTGGAGAGCTACGGTGAGGCGGGCATCATCCGGTTGGATCAGTACGTTCATTGTTTACAGGATCATTTTTTCAATCGGTACCACCAGGATGCCTTGGGCACCAGCGCCACGCAGCTGTTCGATGATCTCCCAGAACTTGTCTTCATTCACCACCGAGTGCACGGAGCTCCAGCCTTCTTCGGCGAGTGGCAGAATGGTTGGACTTTTCATCCCCGGCAGGATGTTCAGGATGGTCTCCAATGAATCATTGGGCGCATTCAGCAGGATGTATTTGTTGCTGCTTGCTTTCTGAACGGAGCGGATCCTGAAGAGCAGGGATTCCAGGATAGATCGTGCTTCGTCGGACAGGTCCTTGCGTGCAACCAGCAATGCTTCCGACCGGAAGATCACTTCCGCTTCGCGCAGGCCGTTGCTCATCAGGGTAGATCCTGTGCTGACCAGGTCGCAGATGGCGTCTGCCAGTCCGATGCCCGGAGCGATTTCCACAGAACCACTGATCTCGTGGATTTCAGCTTCCACGTTGTTCTTTTTCAGGAATCCTCCGAGGATGTTGGGATATGAGGTAGCGATCTTTTTGCCCTTGAGGTCGCCGATGCCATTGTAGGCGTCGTTGCGTCCGACTGCAACCGACAACCGGCATTTGCCGAATCCGAGACGCTCGGCGGTATCTACGCTGCTGCCGAGTTCGGCCACCACGTTTTCACCCACGATGCCAGCGTCGGCAACACCGTCTTCTACATAGCCGGGAATATCATCGTCTCTCAGGAACAGGAGTTCGAGCGGGAAATTGGCAGCATCGGCTTTCAGGATTCCGCTGTGGGTATTGATTTTGATGCCGCATTCTTTCAGCAATTTCAAAGAGTCTTCACTCAGTCGGCCTGATTTCTGGATGGCAAGTCGGATCGGTTTCATGTGCAATTGTATTGGCTTGTTCTATTCAAAAAAAAAGGCCTGCTTTTCGAAAGCAGGCCCAAATGTATGGAATTGGATTTTGCAAATCACCTCCTTTCACAAGCGTTGCGCGCTTCTGTGTGCATGATGGTGGTGATGGTTTTGCAAATACATATTCACTGTGTTGAAGTGCAAAGGTAAAGCATGTCGGAATAAACTCCAAGCATCCCGGTCTCGTGCTTTTCTTTTGCGTGATGCATCATGGAAATATACCGCGTTCCTTGTATGCGCGCTCGAGGCGTGTGAGTGCCACGATCAATGCACTGGTGCGCCAGTCGGTTTTGTAAACCTCGGCCATGTTCACGGTTTTTTT
The DNA window shown above is from Flavobacteriales bacterium and carries:
- a CDS encoding bifunctional GNAT family N-acetyltransferase/carbon-nitrogen hydrolase family protein produces the protein MEIKKIELRNLTVDDYAQLESVIRAYYSTWENSYWKPHHIEKLVTLFPEGQLAAVADGKVVGCALTLIINHEDFEDDHTYREITGNFTFDTHDPDGDILYGIDVFVDPKYRGLRLGRRMYDARKDLCEQLNLRSIVFGGRIPNYAKYATELSPKEYIEKVRLKEIYDPVLTFQLSNDFHVRKVLKGYMPGDENSQEYATLLEWNNIYYTKSERTLNAKKTHVRIGLVQWQMRSFPDLEALYEQMEFFVDAVSGYKADFALFPELFNAPLMAEFNHLPEPEAIRKLAGYTEPIRNKFQEFAISYNVNIITGSMPELVNRKLYNVGFLCRRDGTYEKYQKLHITPNEINYWGMQGGDTLRVMDTDCGKIGILICYDVEFPELPRILAQEGMKILFVPFLTDTQNGYTRVKSCASARAIENECYVAIAGSVGNLPRVNNMDIQYAESGVFTPSDFAFPADGVRALATPNTEMTLIADVDLDLLKHLQQYGSVTNMKDRRTDLYELKRVEKSQEKK
- a CDS encoding helix-turn-helix transcriptional regulator, whose protein sequence is MGKKNKIVTFEDHLDQQYGKKGQSLREKFEEGFEAFKLGIMLQELRKEQGLTQEQLAAKCGTTKNYISRIENDASDIRLSTLMRIIREGLGGHLRLSVEL
- a CDS encoding type II toxin-antitoxin system RelE/ParE family toxin, translated to MRVNCHRQIVFFGNDFLDFYNKQTRKVRTRIDWTLGLVRDLERIPSNYFKHIEGTELYEIRVSSGSDIFRIFCFFDKGMLVIVLNGFQKKTQKTPRKEIDKALKLQKLYKDGQKK
- a CDS encoding bifunctional phosphoribosyl-AMP cyclohydrolase/phosphoribosyl-ATP diphosphatase HisIE; the encoded protein is MKPDFQKMNGLIPAVVQDDRTGRVLMVGFMNEEAFAKTQSDKKVTFFSRTKNRLWTKGEESGNFLLVKNILIDCDEDTVLIKAEPTGPVCHTGADTCFNETNRSIDFLSHLEEVIRNRKEHPDEKSYTASLFKKGINKVAQKVGEEATELVIEAMDRNDDLFLEEAADLLFHYIVLLRAKDKSLGDVVGVLEGRHK
- the hisF gene encoding imidazole glycerol phosphate synthase subunit HisF translates to MLTKRIIPCLDIKEGRTVKGINFEQLRDAGDPVELGALYALQGADELTFLDITATLEARNTLIDLVKRIAKEINIPFTVGGGVRTVVDVGALLQAGADKITINSAAVNQPDVITAMAREFGSQCIVVAIDTKLVNGEWIVHTHGGTRPTNLETVAWAREIEQRGGGEILLTSMNNDGTKDGFALDITRRVSENTHIPVIASGGAGKMEHFVDVFSEGKADAGLAASIFHFKEIGIPELKQYLKKQHIPIRL
- the hisA gene encoding 1-(5-phosphoribosyl)-5-[(5-phosphoribosylamino)methylideneamino]imidazole-4-carboxamide isomerase — translated: MQIIPAIDLIEGKCVRLTKGDYSQKKIYNEDPLEVALAFEDAGLERLHLVDLDGAKAGRIINHKVLERIASKTGLVVDFGGGLKSDKDLQIAFECGAQMITGGSIAVKNHALFLSWLKTYGADKIILGADANNGKIAVSGWEEDSGIDLFDFLGSYLEEGIRYVICTDIQKDGMLQGPSTDLYKRMLDTYPDMKLIASGGVSGISDLEELAALPLHGAIVGKAIYEGRIPLNILSAFKPC
- the hisH gene encoding imidazole glycerol phosphate synthase subunit HisH, coding for MEVAIVKYNAGNIQSVLHALDRLGISGKLTEDTADLLMADKVIFPGVGEASSAMNYLQERGLDRVIASLKQPVLGICLGLQLLCKHSEENDTTCMGIFDLEVKKFPPEDKVPHMGWNNIFNLEGPLFSGVNENEFVYFVHSYYAEKGVDTIATCDYIVPFSAAIRKSNFFATQFHPEKSGDIGSKILQNFISLT
- the hisB gene encoding bifunctional histidinol-phosphatase/imidazoleglycerol-phosphate dehydratase HisB, coding for MKKALFIDRDGTIILEPEDEQIDSLEKLEYYPGAITALAKIAADFNYELVMVTNQDGLGTDSFPEDTFWPAHQKMLRTLAGEGIEFDDVLIDRSLPKDNAPTRKPGTGMMGKYMDGSYDLAACIVIGDRDTDVQLAKNLGCQSILLADRQHPDAGLCTGNWQAVYDFIAAQNGRIGEVTRKTKETDIHIRLNLDGTGRTQITTGLSFFDHMLDQLGKHSLCDLEITTKGDLEVDEHHTIEDTALALGEAFVKALGDKKGVARYGFLLPMDDALAQVAIDFGGRPWIEWEVEFKREKVGDMPTEMFFHFFKSFSDAARCNLNIKAEGQNEHHKIESIFKALARAIGMAVKKQGNALPSTKGVL
- the hisC gene encoding histidinol-phosphate transaminase; the protein is MFRLEDIIRPNVKALTPYASARDEFKGSEGIFLDANENPFGSVAGDSMNRYPDPLQWKLKKEIAGWKGVKEDQIFLGNGSDEVLDLLIRAFCEPKIQHILITPPTYGVYAVYAAVNDVPVKKVQLNEDFSLDAGKVLAAIDDSTRLVFICSPNNPTGNIIPLEATRRIAENFNGIVVVDEAYADFAETPSAISLLNEYPNIFVVQTFSKAWGMAALRLGMGFASREIVQVLNKIKPPYNINAITQQLGWKALQNQSAKDSWVAEIRTERKRLMDALPSIPCITHVYPSDANFILVKTTGAAALYRYLTDKQIIVRNRASEPGCSECLRLTVGTPSENNTLLEALRSYPSNPSKN
- the hisD gene encoding histidinol dehydrogenase, with amino-acid sequence MNVLIQPDDARLTVALQRPALDAGKLTETVNNVLASVKLNGDTALFDYTEKFDGVRLQTLLVSEAEIEQAGKQVSTSLKSAINQAKNNIHKFHAAQKRNEEKLETTQGVTCWRKSVGIERVGLYIPGGSAPLFSTILMLGIPASIAGCKERVLCTPPSKDGSVHPAILYTAKEVGVTKIFKCGGAQAIAAMAYGTASVPRVDKIFGPGNQYVTTAKMLVSQQGTAIDMPAGPSEVLVIADEKADPAFVAADLLSQAEHGADSQVVLVTTGEKIVQAVLDQIHVQLAALPRKETAEKALANSVAIVVKDLTQAMQVSNRYAPEHLILAVCNAEETAAQVVNAGSVFLGNLTPESAGDYASGTNHTLPTNGYARAYSGVSLDSFVKKITFQEIRPEGLKNLGPAIEEMAAAEQLDAHKNAVSIRLKSLEK
- a CDS encoding ATP phosphoribosyltransferase, with translation MKPIRLAIQKSGRLSEDSLKLLKECGIKINTHSGILKADAANFPLELLFLRDDDIPGYVEDGVADAGIVGENVVAELGSSVDTAERLGFGKCRLSVAVGRNDAYNGIGDLKGKKIATSYPNILGGFLKKNNVEAEIHEISGSVEIAPGIGLADAICDLVSTGSTLMSNGLREAEVIFRSEALLVARKDLSDEARSILESLLFRIRSVQKASSNKYILLNAPNDSLETILNILPGMKSPTILPLAEEGWSSVHSVVNEDKFWEIIEQLRGAGAQGILVVPIEKMIL